Proteins found in one Methylobacterium sp. CB376 genomic segment:
- a CDS encoding response regulator translates to MAAPSPRPEEERVNILLVDDQPAKLLSYEVILSELGDRLIKASSAREALEHLLRTEIAVVLIDVCMPELDGIELATMIREHPRYQHVAIIFVSAIQISDLDHLRGYEAGAVDYVPVPVVPAVLRAKVRIFAELYRKTRQLERLNAELEQHVAERTAALEASTARLRESEQRRSLALAAGRMGAWDWDPATRSYSWDAGQYRLFGVDPAAFVPTPEAVEALIHPEDRERLRALGRHAARTGEPFDAEFRILRPDGETRWCAASAATTLDAAGRRLSGVTYDITARKRAEEALIDLNRELEGRIEERTREREAALAQLFEAQKLDTIGQLTGGVAHDFNNLLMAVLGSLELLEKRLDPQDDLARRLLGNAVQGAQRGAALTQRLLAFARRQELRPETVAVADLVEGMRGLLERALGPSVALETRLPADLPPVRIDANQFELALLNLAVNARDAMPTGGTITLEGGSVAAAPGLPPGAYVRVALADTGTGMDAATLAKATEPFFTTKGPGKGTGLGLSMVQGLMAQSGGTLRVSSAPGQGTTVALWLPAAAPVEARENPARAALPGLAEIPPSTVLVVDDDPLVRLGTAAMLEDLGHVALEAASAAEALALIEGRAGIDAVVTDHAMPGMTGLDLARALRAAHPGLPVILATGYAELPSEDELALPRLAKPFSQDELALQLAAVLAVVTAA, encoded by the coding sequence ATGGCCGCCCCGTCCCCGCGGCCGGAGGAGGAGCGCGTCAACATCCTGCTGGTCGACGACCAGCCGGCCAAGCTGCTCAGCTACGAGGTCATCCTGAGCGAGCTGGGGGACCGGCTGATCAAGGCCAGCTCGGCCCGGGAGGCGCTGGAGCACCTGCTGCGCACCGAGATCGCCGTGGTGCTGATCGACGTCTGCATGCCCGAACTCGACGGGATCGAGCTCGCCACGATGATCCGCGAGCACCCGCGCTACCAGCACGTGGCGATCATCTTCGTCTCGGCGATCCAGATCAGCGACCTCGACCACCTGCGCGGCTACGAGGCGGGGGCGGTCGATTACGTGCCGGTGCCGGTGGTGCCGGCGGTGCTGCGCGCGAAGGTCCGGATCTTCGCCGAACTCTACCGCAAGACCCGGCAGCTGGAGCGGCTGAACGCCGAGCTGGAGCAGCACGTGGCCGAGCGCACGGCCGCCCTGGAGGCCTCGACGGCGCGCCTGCGCGAGAGCGAGCAGCGGCGCAGCCTCGCGCTGGCCGCCGGCCGCATGGGCGCCTGGGACTGGGACCCGGCGACCCGCAGCTACAGCTGGGACGCGGGCCAGTACCGGCTGTTCGGGGTCGATCCGGCGGCCTTCGTGCCGACGCCGGAGGCGGTCGAGGCGCTGATCCACCCGGAGGACCGGGAGCGCCTGCGGGCGCTCGGCCGCCACGCGGCGCGCACGGGCGAGCCCTTCGACGCGGAATTCCGGATCCTGCGGCCGGACGGGGAGACGCGCTGGTGCGCGGCCTCCGCGGCGACGACCCTCGACGCCGCCGGGCGGCGGCTCAGCGGCGTCACCTACGACATCACGGCGCGCAAGCGCGCCGAGGAGGCGCTGATCGACCTCAACCGCGAGCTGGAGGGGCGGATCGAGGAGCGCACGCGCGAGCGGGAGGCGGCCCTCGCCCAGCTCTTCGAGGCGCAGAAGCTCGACACGATCGGCCAGCTCACCGGTGGCGTGGCGCACGATTTCAACAACCTGCTGATGGCGGTGCTGGGCTCGCTCGAACTCCTGGAGAAGCGCCTCGACCCGCAGGACGACCTCGCCCGGCGCCTCCTCGGCAACGCCGTGCAGGGGGCGCAGCGCGGCGCCGCCCTGACGCAGCGGCTCCTCGCCTTCGCCCGGCGCCAGGAGCTGCGCCCCGAGACCGTGGCGGTGGCCGACCTCGTCGAGGGGATGCGGGGCCTGCTGGAGCGGGCGCTCGGGCCGAGCGTCGCCCTGGAGACCCGCCTGCCGGCCGACCTGCCGCCGGTGCGCATCGACGCCAACCAGTTCGAACTCGCGCTCCTCAACCTCGCGGTGAATGCCCGCGACGCCATGCCGACCGGCGGCACGATCACGCTCGAGGGCGGCAGCGTCGCGGCGGCGCCGGGCCTGCCCCCCGGCGCCTACGTGCGGGTCGCCCTCGCCGATACCGGCACGGGCATGGATGCGGCCACCCTGGCCAAGGCGACCGAGCCCTTCTTCACCACCAAGGGGCCGGGCAAGGGCACCGGGCTCGGCCTGTCGATGGTGCAGGGGCTGATGGCGCAGTCGGGCGGGACGCTGCGGGTGTCGAGCGCGCCGGGGCAGGGGACCACGGTCGCCCTCTGGCTGCCCGCCGCCGCCCCGGTCGAGGCGCGGGAGAACCCGGCGCGGGCGGCGCTGCCGGGTCTGGCCGAGATCCCGCCCTCGACGGTTCTGGTGGTGGACGACGATCCGCTGGTGCGGCTCGGCACCGCGGCGATGCTGGAGGATCTCGGCCACGTCGCCCTGGAGGCGGCCTCGGCCGCCGAGGCGCTGGCCCTGATCGAGGGGAGGGCCGGCATCGACGCCGTGGTGACGGACCACGCCATGCCGGGCATGACGGGCCTCGACCTCGCCCGCGCCCTGCGCGCGGCGCATCCCGGCCTGCCGGTGATCCTGGCCACCGGCTACGCGGAACTGCCGAGCGAGGACGAGCTGGCGCTGCCCCGCCTCGCCAAGCCCTTCAGCCAGGATGAGCTGGCGCTGCAGCTCGCGGCGGTGCTGGCGGTGGTGACGGCGGCCTGA
- a CDS encoding adenosylmethionine--8-amino-7-oxononanoate transaminase, with product MSEPRDHALWRPYTQMKTAAPPLRAARTQGSRILLEDGRSLVDGIASWWTACHGYNHPEIARAVAAQLDAMPHVMFGGLTHAPAETLARRLAGLLPGDLDHVFFSDSGSVAVEVALKAAAQVWLNRGVAGRSRFAAFRGGYHGDTMGAMSVCDPEEGMHRRFGRYLPEQVFFDLPDTRAREAALDAGLARHRDGLAGVIVEPLVQGAGGMRMHPPEVLARIARLARRHGLILILDEVFTGFGRTGSLFACEQAGVVPDLICLSKALTGGTMPLAATVATTEIFSAFWSDDPAAALMHGPTFMANPLACAAANASLDLFAREPRLAQARALAARLEEGLAPLRGRPGIVDVRVLGAIGAVQLAPPLDLAGLKAAFLERGVWVRPFGDIVYLTPCLTIGEEDLGLLLAAMREVLGAR from the coding sequence ATGAGCGAGCCACGCGACCACGCCCTCTGGCGCCCCTACACGCAGATGAAGACGGCCGCCCCGCCCCTGCGGGCCGCCCGCACGCAGGGCAGCCGCATCCTGCTCGAGGACGGCCGCTCCCTGGTCGACGGCATCGCCTCCTGGTGGACGGCCTGCCACGGCTACAACCACCCGGAGATTGCCCGGGCGGTGGCCGCGCAGCTCGACGCGATGCCGCACGTGATGTTCGGCGGCCTGACCCACGCCCCGGCCGAGACCCTGGCGCGGCGCCTCGCCGGCCTCCTGCCGGGGGATCTCGACCACGTCTTCTTCTCGGATTCGGGCTCGGTGGCGGTCGAAGTCGCCCTGAAGGCGGCGGCCCAGGTCTGGCTCAACCGCGGCGTCGCGGGCCGCTCCCGCTTCGCCGCCTTCCGAGGCGGCTATCACGGCGACACGATGGGGGCGATGTCGGTCTGCGACCCCGAGGAGGGGATGCATCGCCGCTTCGGCCGCTACCTGCCCGAGCAGGTCTTCTTCGACCTCCCCGACACGCGCGCGCGGGAGGCCGCCCTCGATGCCGGGCTGGCGCGCCACCGCGACGGGCTCGCCGGGGTGATCGTGGAGCCGCTGGTGCAGGGGGCCGGCGGCATGCGCATGCATCCGCCCGAGGTGCTGGCGCGGATCGCGCGGCTCGCTCGCCGCCACGGCCTGATCCTGATCCTGGACGAGGTCTTCACCGGCTTCGGCCGCACCGGCAGCCTGTTCGCCTGCGAGCAGGCGGGGGTGGTGCCGGACCTGATCTGCCTCTCGAAGGCGCTCACGGGCGGCACGATGCCGCTCGCCGCCACGGTGGCGACCACCGAGATCTTCTCCGCCTTCTGGTCCGACGATCCCGCCGCCGCGCTGATGCACGGGCCGACCTTCATGGCGAACCCGCTCGCCTGCGCGGCGGCGAATGCGAGCCTCGACCTCTTCGCCCGCGAGCCCCGCCTCGCCCAGGCGCGGGCCCTGGCGGCGCGGCTGGAGGAGGGGCTCGCCCCGCTGCGGGGCCGGCCCGGCATCGTGGACGTGCGGGTGCTGGGGGCGATCGGGGCGGTGCAGCTCGCGCCGCCCCTCGACCTCGCGGGCCTCAAGGCCGCCTTCCTGGAGCGGGGCGTCTGGGTGCGGCCCTTCGGCGACATCGTCTACCTCACCCCGTGCCTCACCATCGGCGAGGAGGATCTCGGCCTCCTCCTCGCCGCGATGCGGGAGGTGCTGGGCGCCCGCTGA
- the bioD gene encoding dethiobiotin synthase, whose protein sequence is MSALFVAGAGTEIGKTYVTAALTRALRQDGRRVLALKPVASGVPRLADPDFAESDTARLLAAQDLPVTPETVAATTPWRFAAPLAPDLAAAREGRRLALDDLAAWCRTVIAAAAPGTAVLVEGVGGLMSPLTAEATGLAWLKALGLPTLLVSGSYLGAISHALTAVETLRHHAVALRAVVVSETPGAPTPPETVAEAIGRHAGARVLCVRRGGGFPAEGLSVVPG, encoded by the coding sequence GTGAGCGCCCTGTTCGTCGCGGGCGCCGGCACCGAGATCGGCAAGACCTACGTCACCGCGGCGCTGACCCGGGCGCTGCGGCAGGACGGCCGGCGCGTCCTCGCCCTCAAGCCCGTCGCGAGCGGCGTGCCGCGCCTCGCCGATCCGGATTTCGCGGAGAGCGACACGGCCCGGCTCCTGGCGGCCCAGGACCTGCCGGTGACGCCCGAGACCGTGGCGGCCACGACGCCCTGGCGCTTCGCCGCGCCCCTGGCGCCGGACCTCGCGGCCGCCCGCGAGGGCCGCCGCCTCGCCCTCGACGACCTCGCGGCGTGGTGCCGGACCGTGATCGCGGCGGCCGCGCCGGGGACGGCCGTGCTCGTCGAGGGCGTCGGCGGGCTGATGAGCCCGCTCACCGCGGAGGCGACGGGCCTCGCCTGGCTGAAGGCCCTCGGGCTCCCGACGCTCCTCGTGTCCGGCAGCTATCTCGGGGCGATCAGCCACGCGCTCACCGCGGTCGAGACCCTGCGCCACCACGCGGTCGCGCTGCGGGCCGTGGTGGTGAGCGAGACGCCAGGGGCCCCGACCCCGCCCGAGACCGTCGCGGAGGCGATCGGCCGGCACGCGGGCGCGCGGGTGCTCTGCGTGCGGCGCGGCGGCGGCTTCCCGGCCGAGGGGCTCTCGGTGGTGCCGGGCTGA
- a CDS encoding aminotransferase class I/II-fold pyridoxal phosphate-dependent enzyme, with protein MPVPPTLSLDAFAAAKLAGLDAAGLRRRLVPTARTGGARAERDGRAVVSFSCNDYLGLATHPEVVAAAHAALDRYGAGSGGSRLVTGSHPILAELEAALAARKGHEAALVFGSGYLANLGVTPALVGAGDLILIDELGHSCMWAGTRLAGARALPFRHNDLGHLEDLLARERARARRALILTERVFSMDGDRAPVAEILGLARAFDAWTLVDDAHGLGVVGPDATAPLEMGTLSKALGSYGGYLCASRPVIDLLTSRARSFVYTTGLPPASAAAALAALRLIEAEPARAARPLALARRFTARLGLPEAQSAVVPVLVGEAEAALALSRALEARGFLVVAIRPPTVPPGTARLRVAFSAAHEEAEVDALAQALLDLGAAA; from the coding sequence ATGCCGGTTCCTCCCACCCTCAGCCTCGACGCCTTCGCGGCCGCCAAGCTCGCCGGGCTCGACGCGGCGGGCCTGCGCCGCCGCCTCGTGCCGACCGCCCGCACCGGCGGCGCCCGGGCCGAGCGGGACGGCCGGGCGGTCGTCTCCTTCTCCTGTAACGACTATCTGGGCCTCGCGACCCATCCCGAGGTGGTGGCCGCGGCGCACGCCGCCCTCGACCGCTACGGGGCGGGCAGCGGCGGCTCGCGCCTCGTCACCGGGAGCCACCCGATCCTCGCCGAACTCGAAGCGGCCCTCGCCGCCCGGAAGGGCCACGAGGCGGCGCTGGTCTTCGGCAGCGGCTACCTCGCTAATCTGGGCGTCACCCCGGCCCTCGTCGGGGCGGGCGACCTGATCCTGATCGACGAACTCGGCCATTCCTGCATGTGGGCGGGGACGCGCCTCGCGGGCGCCCGCGCCCTGCCCTTCCGCCACAACGACCTCGGCCACCTCGAGGACCTGCTGGCGCGCGAGCGCGCGCGCGCCCGCCGCGCGCTCATCCTCACCGAGCGGGTCTTCTCGATGGACGGCGACCGCGCCCCGGTCGCGGAGATCCTCGGCCTCGCCCGGGCCTTCGACGCCTGGACCCTGGTCGACGACGCGCACGGGCTCGGCGTCGTCGGGCCGGACGCGACCGCGCCGCTGGAGATGGGCACCCTGTCGAAGGCGCTCGGCAGCTACGGCGGCTATCTCTGCGCCTCGCGGCCGGTGATCGACCTCCTGACCTCGCGGGCGCGCAGCTTCGTCTACACGACCGGCCTGCCCCCGGCCTCCGCGGCCGCGGCCCTGGCCGCCCTCCGGCTGATCGAGGCCGAGCCGGCCCGCGCCGCCCGGCCGCTCGCGCTCGCCCGCCGCTTCACCGCCCGGCTCGGCCTGCCGGAGGCGCAGAGCGCCGTGGTACCCGTCCTCGTCGGCGAGGCCGAGGCCGCGCTCGCCCTGTCGCGGGCGCTGGAGGCGCGGGGCTTCCTGGTGGTGGCGATCCGGCCCCCGACCGTGCCGCCCGGCACCGCCCGCCTGCGCGTCGCCTTCTCGGCGGCGCACGAGGAGGCGGAGGTCGACGCCCTGGCCCAGGCCCTCCTCGATCTCGGGGCCGCGGCGTGA
- a CDS encoding CDP-alcohol phosphatidyltransferase family protein, with protein sequence MTIPNLITLGRLVLVPFVIAMIGQGAWALAFAGFALAGLSDAVDGYVARRFNMKSELGAYLDALADKALLVSIFVALAVVGAVPAWLAIVIVSRDVMVLGAILLAWLLDRRMAIRPLLIGKLNTALQIVFAGGLLGLRAFGAPPHPAETLAAILVAALAAASVLVYGLLWMRHMSREEAP encoded by the coding sequence ATGACGATCCCCAACCTGATCACCCTCGGCCGCCTCGTCCTGGTCCCCTTCGTGATCGCGATGATCGGGCAGGGGGCCTGGGCGCTCGCCTTCGCGGGCTTCGCGCTGGCGGGCCTCTCGGACGCGGTCGACGGCTACGTCGCCCGCCGCTTCAACATGAAGAGCGAACTCGGCGCCTACCTGGACGCGCTGGCCGACAAGGCGCTGCTGGTCTCGATCTTCGTCGCCCTCGCGGTGGTCGGCGCGGTGCCCGCGTGGCTCGCCATCGTGATCGTCTCGCGCGACGTCATGGTGCTGGGGGCGATCCTGCTCGCGTGGCTCCTCGACCGGCGCATGGCGATCCGCCCGCTCCTGATCGGCAAGCTCAACACCGCGCTGCAGATCGTCTTCGCCGGGGGGCTCCTGGGCCTGCGCGCCTTCGGGGCGCCGCCCCACCCGGCCGAGACCCTGGCGGCGATCCTCGTCGCCGCCCTGGCGGCGGCCTCCGTGCTGGTCTACGGCCTCCTCTGGATGCGGCACATGAGCCGGGAGGAGGCGCCGTGA
- the purM gene encoding phosphoribosylformylglycinamidine cyclo-ligase has protein sequence MAGENGLTYAAAGVDIDAGNAMVEAIKPLVRSTRRPGADAEIGGFGGLFDLKAAGFSDPILVAANDGVGTKVKIAIETGRHDTIGIDLVAMCVNDIVVQGAEPLFFLDYYATGKLVPGVGAAIVTGIAEGCRQAGCALIGGETAEMPGLYDGSDYDLAGFAVGAAERGALLPTDGVAPGDLVLGLPSSGVHSNGFSLVRRIVSASGLPWDAPAPFAPGRSLGEALLTPTRIYVRPLLAALRATGRGAIKALAHITGGGFPDNLPRVLPEAVGIALDLDAVAVPPVFGWLARTGGVAVPEMLRTFNCGIGMVVVVAPERIEAVEAALRAAGEAPVRLGTVTPRGEAPVSFAGRLGL, from the coding sequence ATGGCGGGCGAGAACGGGCTGACCTATGCCGCAGCGGGCGTCGACATCGACGCGGGCAACGCCATGGTCGAGGCGATCAAGCCGCTGGTGCGCTCGACCCGCCGCCCCGGCGCGGATGCGGAGATCGGCGGCTTCGGCGGCCTGTTCGACCTCAAGGCCGCGGGCTTCTCCGACCCGATCCTGGTCGCGGCGAACGACGGCGTCGGCACCAAGGTCAAGATCGCGATCGAGACCGGGCGCCACGACACCATCGGGATCGACCTCGTGGCGATGTGCGTCAACGACATCGTGGTGCAGGGGGCCGAGCCCCTGTTCTTCCTCGACTACTACGCCACGGGCAAGCTGGTGCCGGGGGTGGGCGCGGCGATCGTGACGGGCATCGCCGAGGGCTGCCGGCAGGCGGGCTGCGCGCTGATCGGCGGCGAGACCGCCGAGATGCCCGGCCTCTACGACGGGTCCGACTACGACCTCGCGGGCTTCGCGGTCGGCGCGGCCGAGCGCGGGGCGCTGCTGCCGACCGACGGCGTCGCCCCCGGCGACCTCGTGCTCGGGCTCCCCTCCTCGGGCGTGCACTCGAACGGCTTCTCGCTGGTGCGCCGGATCGTCTCGGCCTCGGGCCTGCCCTGGGACGCGCCCGCGCCCTTCGCGCCGGGCCGGAGCCTCGGCGAGGCGCTGCTGACCCCGACCCGGATCTACGTGCGCCCGCTCCTCGCGGCGCTGCGGGCGACCGGCCGCGGGGCGATCAAGGCGCTCGCCCACATCACGGGCGGGGGCTTCCCCGACAACCTTCCCCGGGTGCTGCCGGAGGCGGTCGGCATCGCCCTCGACCTCGACGCGGTGGCGGTGCCGCCGGTCTTCGGCTGGCTCGCCCGCACCGGCGGCGTCGCGGTGCCGGAGATGCTGCGCACCTTCAATTGCGGCATCGGCATGGTGGTGGTGGTGGCGCCGGAGCGGATCGAGGCCGTCGAGGCGGCGCTCCGCGCGGCCGGCGAGGCGCCGGTCCGGCTCGGGACGGTCACGCCCCGGGGCGAGGCCCCCGTCAGCTTCGCGGGCAGGCTCGGCCTGTGA
- the purN gene encoding phosphoribosylglycinamide formyltransferase, whose protein sequence is MTARPRTAILISGRGSNMVSLLRAAEDPAYPAQFVLAASNRPDAPGLAHAAAAGLATLALDHRAHPDRAGFDAALDAGLRAHGIELVVLAGFMRVLTPGFVEAWAGRMVNIHPSLLPLFRGTHTHAQALAAGVRLHGCTVHFVVPELDAGPIIAQAAVPVRPDDDADSLAARVLVQEHRLYPAAVALVAAGRARLDGDRVAFAQGSAPPEGALLSLAS, encoded by the coding sequence GTGACGGCGCGCCCCCGCACCGCGATCCTGATCTCGGGGCGCGGCTCCAACATGGTCTCGCTGCTGCGGGCGGCGGAGGATCCGGCCTATCCGGCGCAGTTCGTGCTCGCGGCCTCGAACCGGCCCGACGCGCCCGGCCTCGCCCACGCGGCGGCGGCCGGCCTCGCGACGCTCGCCCTCGACCACCGGGCCCATCCGGACCGGGCGGGCTTCGACGCCGCCCTCGACGCGGGGCTGCGCGCCCACGGGATCGAGCTCGTGGTGCTGGCGGGCTTCATGCGCGTGCTGACCCCCGGCTTCGTCGAGGCCTGGGCGGGCCGGATGGTCAACATCCATCCCTCCCTGCTGCCGCTCTTCCGCGGCACACACACCCACGCGCAGGCGCTGGCGGCCGGGGTGCGGCTCCACGGCTGCACGGTGCATTTCGTGGTGCCCGAACTCGATGCGGGCCCGATCATCGCGCAGGCCGCCGTGCCGGTGCGCCCGGACGACGACGCCGACAGCCTCGCGGCCCGGGTCCTGGTGCAGGAGCACCGGCTCTACCCGGCGGCGGTCGCGCTCGTCGCCGCGGGCCGGGCGCGGCTCGACGGCGACCGGGTGGCGTTCGCGCAGGGGAGCGCCCCGCCCGAAGGGGCGCTGCTGTCGCTGGCATCCTGA
- a CDS encoding bifunctional helix-turn-helix transcriptional regulator/GNAT family N-acetyltransferase: MAEPPSDAVAAVRAFNRFYTRQIGLLDEGLHRSPYSLTEARVLYELAHRDRPNAAELGQDLSLDAGYLSRLLKRFVARGLVARTPSARDARRHELTLTAAGRAAFAPLDAASRGEVEAMLARLAPPDRAELVRAMERVQGLLTPAPAPAPVAIRPFRAGDTGWIIHRQGRLYAEEYGFDDSFEGLVAGILAGFVAGHDPAREGGWVAESGGSPVGSVFLVRQSEAVAKLRLLYVEAAARGSGTGRRLVETCLAFARGAGYRQVTLWTNDVLAPARRLYERAGFRLAERAPHRSFGRDLVGETWSLDLAGRDRAA; this comes from the coding sequence ATGGCAGAGCCCCCATCCGACGCGGTCGCCGCGGTGCGCGCGTTCAACCGCTTCTACACGCGCCAGATCGGCCTCCTCGACGAGGGCCTGCACCGCAGCCCCTACTCGCTCACCGAGGCGCGGGTGCTCTACGAACTGGCGCATCGCGACCGGCCCAATGCGGCGGAGCTCGGCCAGGATCTCAGCCTCGACGCGGGCTATCTCAGCCGCCTGCTCAAGCGCTTCGTCGCCCGGGGCCTCGTCGCCAGGACGCCCTCGGCGCGCGACGCGCGGCGCCACGAACTGACGCTGACGGCGGCCGGGCGGGCGGCCTTCGCCCCCCTCGACGCGGCCTCGCGGGGCGAGGTCGAGGCGATGCTGGCGCGGCTCGCGCCGCCGGACCGGGCGGAGCTGGTGCGGGCGATGGAGCGGGTCCAGGGCCTCCTCACCCCGGCCCCGGCCCCCGCTCCGGTGGCGATCCGCCCCTTCCGGGCGGGCGATACCGGCTGGATCATCCACCGCCAGGGCCGCCTCTACGCCGAGGAATACGGCTTCGACGACAGCTTCGAGGGCCTCGTCGCGGGCATCCTCGCGGGTTTCGTGGCGGGGCACGATCCCGCCCGCGAGGGCGGCTGGGTGGCGGAGAGCGGCGGCTCGCCGGTCGGCAGCGTCTTCCTGGTCCGGCAATCGGAGGCGGTGGCGAAGCTGCGGCTCCTCTACGTCGAGGCGGCGGCGCGGGGCTCGGGCACCGGCCGGCGGCTCGTCGAGACCTGCCTCGCCTTCGCGCGCGGCGCGGGCTACCGGCAGGTGACGCTGTGGACGAACGACGTGCTCGCCCCGGCCCGGCGCCTCTACGAGCGGGCGGGGTTCCGCCTCGCCGAGCGGGCGCCGCACCGCTCCTTCGGGCGGGACCTCGTCGGCGAGACCTGGAGCCTCGATCTCGCGGGCCGCGATCGCGCCGCTTGA